The genomic DNA CCGTGCGCGGGATGCGCGCCGGGTGCAAGGTACCGTCCGATTATTTGTTCGCTGCCTGGAACTTGGCCAGCAGTTCGTTGCCGCGCTTCACGCCGCTGTCCAGCGCTTCCTTTGGCGTCTTCTTGCCGGACCAGATCTGTTCCGTTTCCTCGTCCAGGATGGCGCGGATCTGCGGGAAGTTGCCGAGGCGCACGCCGCGCGACTTGGCCGTGGTCTTGCGGATCATCTGGTTCACGGCGACGTCGGTGCCGGGGTTCTGCTTGTAGAAGCCCGACTTCTCCGTCAGCTCGAAGGCCGCGGTCGTGATCGGCAGGTAGCCGGTGCGCATGTGGCTGTCGGACTGCACTTTCGGATCCGACAGGTACTGGAAGAACTTCGCGACGCCCTTGTAGTGGTCGGCGTTCTTGCCGGTCATGACCCAGAGGCTGGCGCCGCCGACGATGGTGTTCTGCGGTGCACCCTTCACATCAGGGTAGTAGGGCAGGGCGGACTCGGCGAACTGGAACTTGGCGTCCTTCTTGATCGCGGCATAGCTGCCCGACGAACCGATGAACATCGCGCATTCACCCGAAGTGAAGGACGAGGTCGGCTTGCTGGCACGGCCTTGATAGACGAAGGTGCCTTCCTTGGACATCTTCGCCAGGTTCTCGAAATGGCGCACGTGCAGCGGCGAGTTGAATTCGAGCCGCGCATCCAGGCCGTCGAAGCCGTTGTTCTTGGTGGCATAGGACACGTTGTGCCAGGTCGAGAAGCTCTCGAGCTGGGCCCAGGTCATCCATGAAGTCGTGAACGGGCACTTGTTGCCCGCGGCCTTGAGCTTGGTCGCATCGGCGAAGACGTCCGGCCAGGTCACGGGCGCCTTCTCGGGATCGAGGCCGGCGGCCTTGAACGCATCCTTGTTGTAGTAGAAGACGGTGGTCGAGCTGTTGAACGGGAACGACATCATCTGGCCGTTCGGTGCCGTGTAGTAGCCGGCCACGGCGGGAATGTAGCTCTTGGGATCGAAGGGAACGCCGGCCTCCTTCATGAGCTCGGCGACGGGCTTGACCACGCCCTTGGAGTACATCATCGTGGCCGTGCCGACCTCGTAGACCTGCAGGATGTCCGGTGCGTTGCCGGCGCGGAAGGCGGCGATGCCGGCGGCCAGCGACTGGTCGTACTCGCCCTTGTACGTGGGAACGACCTTGTATTCCTTCTGGCTCTCGTTGAACCCCTTGGCCAGATCATTGACCCAGTCGTTGAGCCCGCCGTCCATCGAATGCCACCACTGGATCTCGGTCTGGGCCTGGGCCGGAATGGCCAGCGTGCCGAACAGGGCCACGGCCGAGGCCAGGGCGAGCGTTTTGAATCGCATGAAGACTCCTCAGGGGGAAAAGAAAGCGTGAATGCTAGGTCGCACGTATGACACGGCGGCGTCACATTTGTGCATTCTTGGCTTCGGTCGAGGAAGGCTCCAACGGGGGAAACCCTTTTTGTGGGCATCGCCCCACGGCCTGCTTGCTGCGTTGCACCATGCTAGCATCGCGCTCCTTTTTTCGGCCTCTGCTCCATGCGTCCGGGCGGGGCTTGCAGGACGCGTATGAGCAAGACTTCTCTCGACAAAAGCAAGATCAGGTTCCTTCTGCTCGAAGGCATTCATCCCTCGGCGGTCGAGGTGTTGAAGGACGCGGGCTACACCCACGTCGAGACCGTGTCGGGCGCGTTGCCCGATGCCGAGCTCAAGGCGCGCATCGCCGATGTGCATTTCATCGGCATCCGCTCGCGCACGCAATTGACCGCCGAGGTGTTCGCCGCCGCGCACAAGCTGGTGGCGGTGGGGTGCTTCTGCATCGGCACCAACCAGGTCGATCTCGATGCGGCGCGCGAGCACGGCGTGGCCGTCTTCAACGCACCCTATTCCAACACCCGGTCCGTGGCCGAACTCGTGCTGGCGGAGGCGATCCTGCTCTTGCGCGGCGTGCCCGAGAAGAGTGCCGTCGCGCACCGCGGCGGCTGGCTCAAGTCGGCCGACAACGCCTTCGAGATCCGCGGCAAGACGCTCGGCATCGTCGGCTACGGCTCCATCGGCGCGCAGCTGTCGGTGCTGGCCGAGGCGCTCGGGATGCACGTGGCCTTCTTCGACGTCGTGGCCAAGCTGCCGCTGGGCAATGCGCGCCAGGTGCGCCTCCTGCCCGACCTGCTCGCGCAGAGCGACATCGTGAGCCTGCACGTGCCCGAGACCCAGGCCACGCAGTGGATGATCGGCGCGCCCGAGATCGCGGCGATGAAGCCCGGCGCCATCCTGATCAACGCATCGCGCGGCACCGTGGTCGATATCGAGCCGCTGGCCGAGGCGCTGAAGCAGAAGAAGCTGCTGGGCGCCGCGATCGACGTCTTCCCGACCGAGCCGCGCAGCAACAAGGAAGAGTTCCAGTCGCCGCTGCGCGGGCTCGACAACGTGATCCTTACGCCGCACATCGGCGGCTCGACCATGGAGGCGCAGGCCAACATCGGCCTGGAGGTAGCCGAGAAGCTGGTGAAGTACAGCGACAACGGCACCTCGACCTCGTCGGTGAATTTCCCCGAGGTCGCATTGCCCTCCCATCCGGGCAAGCACCGCATCCTGCACGTTCATCGCAACGTGCCGGGCGTGCTGTCGGAGATCAACCGGATCTTCTCGGACAACCGCATCAACATCGCCTCGCAATTCCTGCAGACCAACGAGAAGGTGGGCTATGTGGTGACGGACATCGATGCGGCGTCGTCCGATCTCGCGCTCGAAAAACTCGCCAGCGTGCCGGGCACCATCCGCAGTCGGGTCTTGTTCTAGGCAGCGCCGCCATCAGTCAGTGGTGACTTAAAATCCCATCCCCTGGTTCATGGGCGCGCAGCGCCCGACCGAGGCCACTCCCCGATGAATGCACCGACCGCGTTGACGGCGTTGTTGTCGCAGGCCGCAGAGCCCGCGCGATTGCGTGAGATCCCCTACAACTACACCAGCTTCTCCGATCGCGAGATCGTGATCCGCCTGTTGGGCGAACGCGGCTGGGAACTGCTGCAGACCTTGCGCGCGGAGCGCCGCACCGGCCGCTCCGCGCGCATGCTCTACGAGGTGCTGGGCGACATCTGGGTGGTGCAGCGCAATCCCTACCTGGTCGACGACCTGCTCGACAACCCGCGCCGCCGCGGCCAGCTGGTCGATGCGCTCAACCACCGGCTGGGCGAGGTGCAGAAGCGCCGCACGCCCGACAGCGACGCGCAGCGCGACCTGCTGGTCGGCGAGCTGACCACGCTGGTGTCGCAGGCCGTGCTGGCCTTCGACACCACGTTCCGCGATGTCGCCGCGCTGCGGCGCAAGACCACGCGCCAGCTGCGCCGCGTCACGGCCAAGGACAACATCAAGTTCGACGGCCTGTCGCGCGTCTCGCACGTGACGGATGCGACCGACTGGCGCGTCGAATACCCCTTCGTCGTGCTCACGCCCGACACCGAGGCCGAGATGGCCGGGCTGGTCAAGGGCTGCATCGAGCTCGGCCTGACCATCATTCCGCGCGGCGGCGGCACCGGCTACACCGGCGGCGCGATCCCGCTGACCTGGAACAGCGCGGTCATCAACACCGAGAAGCTCGAGGCGATGACCGAGGTCGAGACGATGTCGCTGCCCGGCCTGGATGCGCCGGTGCCCACGATCTGGACGGAAGCCGGCGTGGTCACCCAGCGCGTGGCCGACGCGGCCGAGCGCGCGGGCTTCGTGTTCGCGGTCGACCCGACCTCGGCCGAGGCCTCCTGCATCGGCGGCAACGTCGCGATGAACGCCGGCGGCAAGAAGGCCGTGCTGTGGGGCACGGCGCTCGACAACCTGGTCTCGTGGCGCATGGTCACGCCGGAGGCCGAATGGCTCGAAGTCACGCGCATCGGCCACAACCTCGGCAAGATCCACGATGCCGAAAGCGCGGTCTTCGAGCTGCAGTATTTCGCTGCCGACGGCCGCACGCGGCTGCGCAGCGAACGCCTCGAGATCCCG from Variovorax sp. PBL-E5 includes the following:
- the ugpB gene encoding sn-glycerol-3-phosphate ABC transporter substrate-binding protein UgpB encodes the protein MRFKTLALASAVALFGTLAIPAQAQTEIQWWHSMDGGLNDWVNDLAKGFNESQKEYKVVPTYKGEYDQSLAAGIAAFRAGNAPDILQVYEVGTATMMYSKGVVKPVAELMKEAGVPFDPKSYIPAVAGYYTAPNGQMMSFPFNSSTTVFYYNKDAFKAAGLDPEKAPVTWPDVFADATKLKAAGNKCPFTTSWMTWAQLESFSTWHNVSYATKNNGFDGLDARLEFNSPLHVRHFENLAKMSKEGTFVYQGRASKPTSSFTSGECAMFIGSSGSYAAIKKDAKFQFAESALPYYPDVKGAPQNTIVGGASLWVMTGKNADHYKGVAKFFQYLSDPKVQSDSHMRTGYLPITTAAFELTEKSGFYKQNPGTDVAVNQMIRKTTAKSRGVRLGNFPQIRAILDEETEQIWSGKKTPKEALDSGVKRGNELLAKFQAANK
- the serA gene encoding phosphoglycerate dehydrogenase yields the protein MSKTSLDKSKIRFLLLEGIHPSAVEVLKDAGYTHVETVSGALPDAELKARIADVHFIGIRSRTQLTAEVFAAAHKLVAVGCFCIGTNQVDLDAAREHGVAVFNAPYSNTRSVAELVLAEAILLLRGVPEKSAVAHRGGWLKSADNAFEIRGKTLGIVGYGSIGAQLSVLAEALGMHVAFFDVVAKLPLGNARQVRLLPDLLAQSDIVSLHVPETQATQWMIGAPEIAAMKPGAILINASRGTVVDIEPLAEALKQKKLLGAAIDVFPTEPRSNKEEFQSPLRGLDNVILTPHIGGSTMEAQANIGLEVAEKLVKYSDNGTSTSSVNFPEVALPSHPGKHRILHVHRNVPGVLSEINRIFSDNRINIASQFLQTNEKVGYVVTDIDAASSDLALEKLASVPGTIRSRVLF